A stretch of the Streptomyces sp. NBC_00654 genome encodes the following:
- a CDS encoding PDR/VanB family oxidoreductase: MALPRPRTVALVAGAALLARRAMRRRIAKSPLWPMPALAEPTSGQSGRRSTTTRRLLITERTPVADGVLQLRLEGAGLPPWEPGAHLDLLLPSGLVRQYSLCGDPADPGAYTVATRLAEDGRGGSREVHTRLHEGEEVEVRGPRNRFPLADAPAYVFVAGGIGITPILPMLRAVAASGAPWRLLYGGRSRASMPFLAEIERLGADGGRVSVVAQDEAGHPDAAAFLADAAPGTAVHCCGPEPLMDAVAAALPDGCTLHLERFAPAASGTAGTGSFEVELRRSGRTVKVEAGQSVLAAVREELPHVPYSCEQGFCGTCRQRVLEGGIDHRDELLTDGEREDSMLICVSRCRGERLVLDL, from the coding sequence ATGGCCCTGCCCCGTCCGCGTACCGTCGCCCTGGTCGCCGGCGCCGCCCTGCTCGCCCGGCGGGCCATGCGCCGGCGCATCGCGAAGTCGCCGCTGTGGCCCATGCCCGCTCTGGCCGAACCCACATCGGGCCAGTCCGGTCGGCGCTCCACCACCACCCGGCGGCTGCTGATCACCGAACGCACCCCGGTCGCCGACGGGGTGCTCCAGCTCCGGCTGGAGGGTGCCGGGCTGCCGCCCTGGGAGCCCGGCGCCCATCTGGACCTGCTGCTGCCGTCCGGACTGGTACGGCAGTACTCCCTCTGCGGCGACCCCGCCGACCCCGGGGCGTACACCGTGGCGACCCGGCTGGCCGAGGACGGCCGGGGCGGGTCCCGCGAGGTGCACACCCGGCTCCACGAGGGCGAGGAGGTCGAGGTCCGGGGTCCCCGCAACCGTTTCCCGCTGGCCGACGCCCCCGCGTACGTGTTCGTCGCGGGCGGCATCGGGATCACCCCGATCCTGCCCATGCTGCGTGCCGTCGCCGCCTCCGGTGCCCCCTGGCGACTGCTGTACGGGGGCCGTTCGCGGGCCTCGATGCCGTTCCTGGCCGAGATCGAACGGCTCGGCGCGGACGGCGGCCGGGTGAGCGTCGTCGCGCAGGACGAGGCGGGCCACCCGGACGCCGCCGCGTTCCTGGCGGACGCGGCACCCGGCACGGCGGTCCACTGCTGCGGCCCCGAACCCCTGATGGACGCGGTCGCCGCCGCGCTCCCGGACGGCTGCACCCTGCACCTGGAGCGCTTCGCCCCGGCGGCGTCCGGCACGGCGGGCACCGGCTCCTTCGAGGTGGAGCTGCGCCGCTCGGGCCGTACGGTGAAGGTCGAGGCCGGACAGTCCGTGCTCGCCGCCGTGCGCGAGGAGCTGCCCCATGTCCCGTACTCCTGCGAGCAGGGCTTCTGCGGGACCTGCCGGCAGCGGGTCCTGGAGGGGGGGATCGACCACCGCGACGAGCTGCTCACGGACGGGGAGCGGGAGGACTCGATGCTGATCTGTGTCTCGCGCTGCCGCGGCGAACGGCTGGTGCTGGACCTCTGA
- a CDS encoding TetR/AcrR family transcriptional regulator, which yields MTTGVRRRMGVEERRQQLIGVALELFSHRSPDKVSIDEIAAAAGISRPLVYHYFPGKQSLYEAALRRAADELSARFLEPLEGPLGARLLRVMGRFFDFVDEHGPGFWALMRGGPAVGSSTANAMIDGVRQAAYEQIITHLGVEVPPARLELVVRSWVSLAESTALIWLDGRRVPRAELERQLVHDFAALAAVSAAYDREMAGIVLRVFSQEPADSPFAELLTRLAALAPAVPPVPPQRQP from the coding sequence ATGACGACCGGGGTACGGCGCAGGATGGGCGTCGAGGAGCGCAGGCAGCAGTTGATCGGTGTCGCGCTGGAGCTGTTCAGCCACCGCTCCCCCGACAAGGTGTCGATCGACGAGATTGCCGCCGCCGCGGGCATCTCGCGACCGCTGGTGTACCACTACTTCCCCGGCAAGCAGAGCCTGTACGAGGCGGCGCTGCGGCGGGCGGCGGACGAGCTGTCGGCCCGCTTCCTGGAACCGCTCGAAGGCCCCCTGGGGGCACGGCTGTTGAGGGTCATGGGCCGGTTCTTCGACTTCGTCGACGAGCACGGTCCGGGCTTCTGGGCCCTGATGCGTGGCGGGCCCGCGGTCGGCTCCTCGACGGCGAACGCCATGATCGACGGGGTGCGGCAGGCGGCGTACGAGCAGATCATCACCCACCTCGGGGTGGAAGTGCCGCCCGCCCGGCTGGAGTTGGTCGTCCGGTCCTGGGTGTCGCTGGCCGAGTCGACGGCGCTGATCTGGCTGGACGGCCGGCGGGTGCCGCGCGCGGAGCTGGAGCGGCAGCTGGTGCACGACTTCGCGGCGCTGGCCGCCGTCAGCGCCGCGTACGACCGGGAGATGGCGGGCATCGTCCTGCGGGTCTTCTCCCAGGAGCCGGCGGACAGCCCGTTCGCGGAGCTGCTGACGCGGCTCGCCGCCCTGGCGCCCGCCGTGCCGCCCGTCCCCCCGCAGCGACAGCCCTGA
- a CDS encoding 5-carboxymethyl-2-hydroxymuconate Delta-isomerase encodes MPQITVDYSAGLDDAFDRRGFALALHPLIAETVSTEVPNCKTRFRRVEESVVGDAPTGDVIVHIAIAMLAGRSPELKGRLADSVLDLLHGYVKPAGGQDLHVSAETRDLDPSYRKG; translated from the coding sequence ATGCCGCAGATCACCGTCGACTACTCCGCCGGGCTCGACGACGCCTTCGACCGACGCGGCTTCGCCCTCGCCCTGCATCCGCTGATCGCGGAGACGGTCAGCACGGAAGTACCCAACTGCAAGACCAGATTCCGCCGGGTCGAGGAGTCCGTGGTGGGCGACGCCCCCACCGGCGATGTGATCGTGCACATCGCCATCGCGATGCTGGCGGGCCGCAGTCCGGAGCTCAAGGGCCGGCTGGCCGATTCTGTGCTCGACCTGCTGCACGGCTATGTGAAGCCCGCCGGGGGACAGGACCTGCATGTCTCGGCGGAGACGCGCGACCTGGACCCCTCGTACCGCAAGGGCTGA
- a CDS encoding NB-ARC domain-containing protein encodes MVGNLPEETTSFVGRQAELARLERALATGRLTTLIGPGGVGKTRLALRGARLAAERHPDGAWWADLSPLYDAGPLIPTVSDAVGFADHTLRMPVDALCEWLIDKRLLLVLDSCEHLRTSCGHLLGEILTTSPGLTVLVTSRQPLGTRGEHVLEVPPLPVDGAPDALRLFRERARTADPGARLDAPGEAAAAAEICRRLEGIPLAIELAAAGMRAHSVEQIAQRLGSRLDTLNDDSFSPRRHRALRTTIGWSHELCTPLERLLWARLTPLRTDFDEDTAREVCAAGPLTPDGVGEALRGLVAKSVVKRDGDRHRMLDTLREYGRMWLAELGEERAAADRHAACFLALTRSAHAGWTGREQVSWYHRIADAHMDLCAALDHLLAHDVPAAQEMTGRVGFFWTCCGHLSEARGYARRALEAAPAGGPDRTRLQWVHGVAALLQGDFMTAERLGARCAAVAAADADDEGVLSAGYLSGLTHLMTGRPGAALDAVAEVLRDTSASPVESAYRLRCHLVALFALTATGRLDEASEAAAFLRAACVARDEYWTRSYVDYQLALIALFQDRPQESAAHARSMLVGKHRLRDSFGIALGLDILAAAIAAQGAGARAARVYGTGQAYWRMVGHPQRGTPELGPVREACERQARAAVGDAAYQRAFERGQADNAEVGLAAALRSEPD; translated from the coding sequence ATGGTGGGAAACCTTCCCGAGGAGACGACCAGCTTCGTCGGACGGCAGGCCGAACTGGCCCGGCTGGAACGCGCGCTGGCCACCGGGCGGCTGACCACACTCATCGGCCCCGGCGGCGTCGGCAAGACCCGGCTCGCCCTCCGGGGCGCCCGGCTCGCGGCGGAGCGCCACCCCGACGGAGCCTGGTGGGCCGATCTGTCCCCGCTCTACGACGCGGGGCCGCTGATCCCCACCGTCTCCGACGCCGTCGGGTTCGCCGACCACACCCTGCGGATGCCCGTCGACGCCCTGTGCGAATGGCTCATCGACAAGCGGCTGCTGCTCGTCCTCGACTCCTGCGAGCACCTGCGCACCTCGTGCGGCCATCTGCTGGGGGAGATCCTCACCACGTCGCCCGGCCTCACCGTCCTCGTCACCAGCAGGCAGCCGCTGGGTACCCGGGGCGAACACGTGCTGGAGGTCCCGCCGCTGCCCGTCGACGGAGCCCCCGACGCGTTACGCCTCTTCCGGGAACGGGCGCGCACCGCCGACCCCGGAGCCAGGCTGGACGCACCGGGCGAGGCGGCGGCCGCCGCCGAGATCTGCCGCCGCCTCGAAGGCATCCCGCTCGCCATCGAACTGGCCGCCGCGGGCATGCGGGCGCACTCCGTCGAACAGATCGCCCAGCGGCTCGGCTCCCGCCTGGACACCCTCAACGACGACTCGTTCTCGCCGCGTCGCCACCGTGCCCTGCGCACCACCATCGGCTGGAGCCATGAACTCTGCACCCCGCTGGAGCGCCTCCTGTGGGCCCGGCTGACCCCCCTGCGCACGGACTTCGACGAGGACACCGCCCGGGAGGTCTGCGCGGCGGGCCCGCTCACCCCGGACGGCGTCGGCGAGGCGCTGCGGGGCCTGGTCGCCAAGTCCGTCGTGAAGCGGGACGGGGACCGGCACCGGATGCTCGACACCCTGCGCGAGTACGGCCGGATGTGGCTCGCCGAACTCGGCGAGGAACGGGCCGCCGCCGACCGGCACGCCGCCTGCTTCCTCGCTCTCACCCGCAGCGCCCACGCCGGCTGGACCGGCCGCGAGCAGGTCTCCTGGTACCACCGGATCGCCGACGCCCATATGGACCTGTGCGCCGCGCTCGACCACCTGCTGGCCCACGATGTCCCGGCGGCCCAGGAGATGACGGGCCGGGTCGGCTTCTTCTGGACCTGCTGCGGGCATCTGTCCGAGGCCCGCGGTTACGCCCGGCGGGCCCTGGAGGCGGCTCCGGCGGGCGGACCCGACCGGACGAGGCTCCAGTGGGTGCACGGGGTCGCGGCCCTGCTCCAGGGCGACTTCATGACCGCCGAGCGGCTCGGCGCCCGCTGCGCCGCCGTGGCCGCGGCGGATGCCGACGACGAGGGTGTCCTCAGCGCCGGCTATCTGTCCGGCCTCACCCACCTCATGACCGGGCGGCCCGGGGCGGCCCTCGACGCGGTCGCGGAGGTGCTCCGGGACACCTCCGCGTCCCCCGTGGAATCGGCCTACCGGCTGCGCTGCCACCTCGTCGCCCTGTTCGCCCTGACCGCGACGGGCAGGCTCGACGAGGCCTCGGAGGCCGCCGCGTTCCTGCGGGCCGCCTGCGTGGCGCGCGACGAGTACTGGACCCGGTCCTATGTCGACTACCAGCTCGCCCTGATCGCCCTGTTCCAGGACCGCCCGCAGGAGTCCGCCGCGCACGCCCGGTCGATGCTCGTGGGCAAGCACCGGCTCCGCGACAGCTTCGGCATCGCCCTGGGGCTGGACATCCTCGCCGCCGCGATCGCCGCCCAGGGCGCGGGCGCCCGCGCGGCCAGGGTGTACGGCACCGGGCAGGCGTACTGGCGGATGGTCGGCCACCCGCAGCGCGGCACCCCGGAGCTCGGCCCGGTCCGCGAGGCCTGCGAACGGCAGGCGCGGGCCGCCGTCGGCGACGCCGCCTACCAGCGCGCCTTCGAACGGGGGCAGGCGGACAACGCGGAGGTGGGGCTCGCGGCGGCTCTGCGGAGCGAGCCCGACTGA